The following are encoded together in the Pygocentrus nattereri isolate fPygNat1 chromosome 3, fPygNat1.pri, whole genome shotgun sequence genome:
- the prr35 gene encoding proline-rich protein 35, translated as MPKEECKVPPGCKQHKERKPKKPHYIPRPFGKPYNYKCFQCPFTCMEKSHLYNHMKYSLCKNSLSLLIESDWPYKKGNLLHSEHLRLQQGALNSRNSPAKETPEGDTVAEDASIQAQNLDLSFNEAEETEMEERGGEGGGGQSEAAETSVNGATNDSPKQEAELVMADVFSLEEQLLRARSVEVEAKLRHYRLSKTCLSGPAALLSEQFRLLSNQTASAKPKSDTLAAGSLPCYPPPLTTGHVDCSEAPGLNLSLLGVGYPLTSVTPGLFSYLNPALSAANTATVTTATGPAQIGPLPFLASAAQLTHTHTHSDRTLLTSPRLYYPFLCEHTFGDQAKPMKSSVSLDTPAPTYSPKLNMWKVPALRPSNPQTSNSAWTSPGRSSTDRLPGRDAKEQGAKRAAAAVDSHNAPVEKKTLLSFPLDRATPTATITADRLLLHSSLHSQAGLDERFSVSPSSPGSSPLHGLERAREQGEEKERGTNRGMESCAAALLRDLSSALQEYHHAERQAALQPEQRHLWAHLGKIRSELSHIQQALERTARQSDGPLDLSVKKDAVAMTIGVEGIRQPGILGDRKEAKEETWCSETDEEEEDRDEGEMDEEGNEMKERRKRSLDVLIKLNQSAISMVKPGAPLVKPGISMVKSEVLPGVGGGLALRAAEAEALWHSRTTKCEADSSVLLCSKTPNRPSSIQHLDPVCPPSPLTATDA; from the exons ATGCCGAAAGAGGAGTGCAAAGTGCCTCCGGGCTGTAAGCAGCACAAGGAGCGGAAGCCCAAGAAGCCGCATTACATCCCGCGTCCCTTTGGCAAGCCGTACAACTACAAATGCTTCCAGTGTCCATTTACCTGCATGGAGAAGTCACACCTGTACAACCACATGAAGTACAGCCTGTGCAAAAACTCCCTTTCTCTGCTTATAGAGTCCGACTGGCCTTATAAGAAAGGCAACCTGCTCCATTCAGAGCACCTGCggctccagcagggggcgctgaaCTCTCGTAACAGTCCGGCTAAGGAGACGCCAGAAGGGGACACTGTGGCAGAAGATGCTTCCATCCAAGCTCAAAACCTGGACCTCAGCTTCAACGAAGCTGAAGAGACGGAGATGGAAGAGCGGGGCGGCGAGGGAGGAGGGGGCCAATCGGAGGCCGCGGAGACAAGCGTCAACGGTGCGACCAACGATAGTCCGAAGCAGGAGGCGGAGCTTGTGATGGCTGATGTGTTTTCATTGGAGGAGCAGCTGCTCAGAGCGCGGTCAGTAGAAGTGGAGGCCAAACTGCGCCATTACCGACTTTCCAAAACGTGCCTGTCCGGCCCAGCCGCACTTCTGTCCGAACAGTTCCGCCTCCTTAGCAACCAGACGGCCAGTGCCAAGCCGAAGTCGGACACTCTGGCCGCTGGGTCGCTCCCCTGTTACCCTCCCCCTTTGACCACGGGTCATGTTGACTGCTCCGAAGCCCCCGGCCTTAATCTCTCACTGCTGGGGGTGGGATACCCTTTGACCTCTGTCACCCCTGGACTCTTTTCCTACCTTAACCCTGCCCTCAGCGCCGCCAACACAGCCACCGTCACCACAGCGACCGGCCCGGCTCAGATCGGACCCCTGCCCTTCCTGGCGTCGGCGGCCCAGctcacgcacactcacacacactcggaCCGCACGCTGCTGACCTCTCCGAGACTCTACTACCCCTTCCTCTGCGAGCACACCTTCG GAGATCAAGCTAAACCGATGAAGTCCAGCGTGTCTCTAGACACACCTGCCCCCACATACTCACCCAAACTCAACATGTGGAAGGTTCCAGCACTGAGACCCTCAAACCCGCAGACCTCAAACTCAGCCTGGACTTCTCCTGGCCGCTCGTCCACAGACAGGCTGCCGGGCCGCGATGCTAAAGAGCAGGGAGCCAAGAGAGCAGCGGCTGCTGTGGACTCCCACAATGCACCAGTCGAGAAGAAAACACTGCTTTCCTTTCCACTGGACCGGGCCACGCCCACTGCCACCATTACAGCCGACCGACTTCTCCTGCACAGCAG tCTGCACTCTCAGGCTGGGCTGGACGAGCGCTTCTCCGTCAGCCCCTCCAGCCCTGGCTCCTCCCCCCTCCATGGCttggagagagcgagggagcaGGGCGAGGAGAAGGAGCGAGGGACGAACAGAGGGATGGAGAGCTGTGCGGCCGCTCTGCTGCGTGATCTCTCCTCGGCGCTGCAGGAGTACCACCATGCGGAGCGTCAGGCCGCCCTGCAACCTGAACAGCGCCACCTGTGGGCCCACCTGGGTAAAATACGCTCTGAGCTCTCCCACATCCAGCAGGCGCTGGAGCGGACGGCCCGCCAGAGTGACGGACCCTTAGACCTGTCTGTTAAGAAGGATGCGGTTGCCATGACAATCGGGGTGGAAGGCATTAGGCAGCCGGGCATCCTGGGAGACAGGAAGGAAGCGAAAGAGGAGACGTGGTGCTCGGAGACAGACGAGGAAGAGGAAGACAGGGATGAGGGAGAGATGGATGAAGAAGGCAATGAAATGAAAGAGAGGCGCAAGCGTTCCCTGGACGTTCTGATCAAGCTGAACCAGTCGGCAATCTCCATGGTGAAGCCGGGTGCTCCCCTAGTGAAGCCGGGCATTTCCATGGTCAAGTCTGAGGTTCTGCCTGGAGTCGGAGGAGGTCTGGCACTGAGGGCAGCCGAGGCAGAAGCTTTATGGCACAGCAGAACCACAAAGTGTGAAGCAGATTCCAGCGTGCTGCTGTGCTCGAAAACCCCAAACCGCCCATCATCCATCCAGCACCTGGACCCTGTGTGCCCCCCCAGTCCACTGACGGCCACCGATGCCTAA